Below is a window of Malus domestica chromosome 13, GDT2T_hap1 DNA.
GTTTTTATTTGCACGTTTGAATAGgaggaaatgaaagaaaaattaggaagagagagaattacCTTATCCAGTTACTCAtgattctttccttttttttttttttcctttgtcgAGATGTATACAAGCGAAGCAATATTGGGGACAAGGGCGGATCTACAGTGGGCTTAGGGGGCGGATGCCCCCACTGAGATtttttaaaaatgtaaaaattgtATGCATTCTAATTACCATGAGTAACACTGattaaataataattgaaaaattGTCTTTTCTGATCAAACTGATCTAGTTCTGCTGCGCAGCAGCAGAGCTGggtcttatttatttttcatttttaaatccAAATCAAAATGACGTTGTTTTGGTccgtaaaaaaaaagtaaacgaaacggcgtcgttttgtatgtttgaaaaaaaaaatgtatgtatAGTTTgtcccaccccccaccccccaaaaAAAATCCATCTCTGTTTCATTTTTATTGTGGATATGCGGTCTAGCATTGAGCTTTCAGGTTTAAAAGAGATTAGAGAccttgccaaaaaaaaaaaaaaaaattcaaagcaaaAAATACAAGGTGTATTCGCTGGTTTACTTGCTTGTGACATTAGCACTAACTCTTCTAATTGCTATTACAACCGTTTGAACAGTATTTTCGGCCATGAAATTTTTGAAGAATCGATTGAGAAATCGGATAGGtgatcaatggatgaatgataacatgaatatttttataaagagagagatatatGATGGTATTGGTAATGATGTTGTCATGCAATGCTTTTAGAACATGAAAATGCATCAATGGATATTGTAAGAGAATGTTGTATGAAAAACTTTATGGATTAATATATAAGTATTAaaatgtcgtacccagtgcacaaggctcccgctttacgcagggtctaggagaggtgaatgttggctagccttacccccatttatggagaggctgctcccaagtttcgaacccgagacctaccgctcatgggcgaaggcacttgccatcgcaccaagtgcgatcTCTTAATATAAATATTGTGTTTAGTAAATTCTTGAGCTTTTTAATTATGACTTTGTTGTTTGAGGATGACCCTATTCATATAAATCTCTGGCTTCGTCCATGATTGGGGATGAGGGTTGCACTCAAGATCTTTGTGCATGAACAAatgttcttaatttttttaactttttgaactttaattcaTGGCAATGTTACTTATGATTTAATATACGATTATGATGCGCTCTGGTAACAAAATTGCATGTACTTATTTTGGTGCACTCTGGTAAGAAATTATGATGTGTTGCTCAATTGTACATAGAAGAAGAATGTATTCGCTAAAACAAGATTACGATTCACACTTAGCACAAAGAGCAATCCCAAGCTAATCTCTGGCTTAATATCAATTAGCACCAACTCTCAACCAATGATTAAATTCCTGAAACAGACCCAACTGATTCAAGCTAACTACAGCTGACAATCAACCAATCAAAATAAGACACTATGACCAATATATTTGTTAAGAGCTAATGAATGGCAGTATCCTAGCATTAACAACCACCAGGAAAAACTATATGCTTCAAGAAAACTGCTGAATGAGAATTATACATAGTTTGTTTAGTTATGAGATATTAACGAATTATTTTGGCATACTTAATTTGAATAAGAAATGAGTAAGTGCATAATATAATTTTGAATAGAATCATATCGATACTTTGGATATTCATTCATGTAAGTAAACATCCTCTAAACTCGTCGGATAACCGTAATTATCTAAGAGAGTTTTATTAAGGGTGTTCATTACGTTGTGGTGCCGTTTTAGACTGTTACCAAATGATGACAAAATTGTTcagataaaaatatatataagcaaTCTTGGATGAAAAGAAATTCATCAGCTGGTTTGCCCGAGAGGTTAAGGGGGAAGACTTAAGATCTTCTGCACATAAGTGCGCATGGGTTCGAACCCCATAGCCAGCAccaatttagattttttttttttaaatttctttctaTTGAACTTAGTATTTCAAAAACCAGGGCCCATAACACAACAGTCAGCTTGAATATAGCCCATAGACTTGAAGTCCAATTGTAAGCCCACATACTTGAAGCCCAATTTTTACAAGCCCAAAAATACAGCAAAATATCGCAGTTCCCAGACCGCCTCTCCTTCCATCAGCACCACAAAATGCCCACCCGACAgacgaaaaaaacaaaaaaaaaaccatcaataattatttgttcctttttttctaagaaaagaaaagacaactCATTTTCCGTAGGTTGACGAGGAGTAGTCATAATTGAGTATTATTTGGTTCAGGTTTGGTTTGTCAAGGCATTCGCCGGGAATCCTTCTCCGACAGTCTCAACCGCCGCCGCCCCGCCGTCAAGCTTATCCTTCAGTCCTCTCCAATTGGATCATCTCTGTCTGTAAGTCTCTGTCTCTGAGCACTGCAATTTCGTTGATATTTAGGTTAAATTTTGATGTATACTGAATTACCTACTTTTTGTTACTGGGTTCGTTAAGGTTTTGTGAAAATCCTTGGAACCATGTTCCGTTTTTGTAGAATTTTGATCTGGTTAGTGATAATCTGTTAAATCCTTTTGGTGTACTTGTATCTTAATTGGGTTTAGGGTAGGTTGTGATTAGTGAAAGAATTTGGAACAAATGCTAATCTTTTGTATTTGGTTGGTGTTAAGTGCTTAATTCTTTCGACCCATGTTGTAATTTAATATGTCGGATAATGCGCAAGCTCATGTCACGAAAAGGTTGATGCTTTGTAACCGAAAGGTTGCTACTTTGTGACCGGTGGGTCACAGGTTTGAGTCGTGGAAACAAACTCTTTGCAAAGTAAGGGTAAGACTGTGTATGATAGACGTTCTCCCGACCCTGACAAAGTGGGGAGCCTTGTTGGGACGGGGTTGCCCttttatatttgtttgataTTGTGTTGAATCAATCTGGTGGATTCGCAAATTAATTTGGTCTGGTTTGATTAATTTGAACCTGTGTTTGTCTAATTGCAGAGAGAAATATCACGTGTTCTTCTGGTAATTAAAGGAAAGATGTCTCGGTATCTTATGGAATTGTATCAAAATAATTTGGAGTATAGTGGGGATGTGATGAGTGCAATAGTTCctttgatgaaacttttgtcCCTCACGGTTATCGGACTGGTTCTTTCGCACCCGAAAACTCAATTGATACCCAGAGCTACTTTTAAGCTCCTCAGCAAGCTTGTTTTCGCCTTGTTCTTGCCCTGTCTAATCTTTACCGAACTAGGTGAATCCATTACACTTGAAAACTTTATTCAGTGGTGGTTTATCCCAGTAAATGTGTTAGTGAGTACGCTTATTGGTTGCTTCCTCGGGTACTTAGTGGTGATTATATGTCGTCCTCCCCCACAGTTGAACAGATTTACCATTATCATGACTGCATTTGGGAATACTGGAAATCTCCCACTCGCCATTGTTGGATCTGTCTGTCATACTCCGAAAAACCCATTTGGACAGCATTGTCACTCCAGAGGGGTGGCTTATGTCTCTTTTGCCCAATGGGTTGCTGTAATTCTTGTATATACCTTTGTTTACCACATGATGGAGCCTCCGTTGGAGTACTATGAGATTGTTGAAGAAGGGGGTGAGAAGGACGAACCACCAACTAACGATATTAGCAGGCCTCTACTTGTAGAAGCTGAATGGCcgggtattgaagaaaaagaaaccgAGCATTCCAAGACACCCTTTATTGCTAGAATTTTCAAAAGCATCTCAAGTGTTTCACAGACCACTTTGCCAGATGTTGATCTCTCAGGAGAAGGTGGCGGAAACAGTCCCAGGTCGATTAGGTGTTTGGCGGAACCTAGGGTGGTCAGGAGGATGAGAATTGTTGCTGAGCAAACTCCATTACAGCACATAATGCAACCCCCAACAATCGCCTCTTTACTGGCTATCATCATCGGGACAGTACCTGTGTTAAAAGCTTTTTTCTTCGGAGAGGATGCTCCACTATCCTTCATCACAGACAGTTTAGAGATTTTAGCCGGTGCAATGGTGCCTTCGGTGATGCTTATTCTTGGGGGTATGCTTGCAGAGGGGCCAAATGAGTCTACACTCGGCCTCCGGACAACCGTTGGTATAACTGTGGCAAGGCTTTTACTGCTTCCTCTGGTGGGAATTGGTATAGTGGCGTTGGCTGACAAGCTCAATTTTCTGGTCGATGACGATGCAATGTACAGGTTTGTGCTTTTGATGCAGTACACGACACCAAGTGCAATTTTATTGGGAGCAATTGCGAGCTTGAGGGGTTACGCAGTCAGCGAGGCTTCGGCACTTCTCTTCTGGCAGCATGTGTTCGCTCTCTTCTCCCTTTCCTTGTACGTTGTCATCTACTTTAAATTAGTAACATTTGTCTGAGGTTTGAATAagatgtgtttgttttgtgaacaaacAACGAAAGTGGATTCTTGTGATCTGCTCTTTCACTTTCTCATAAGCCAGTGATGCTTAATCGTCTAAAgcttcattaaaaccaaaatcagatCTGTATGTTATGTTTACTATGAGCCTATGAAACTTGTTACACAGAGACAAAgtcattaaaatatttaattgcATCGTGAGCTTCTTGTAATTAAATACGACATTAAAGTGATTAGTTGTATAGAGAAAATCAAGCGAGCGACAAATTTATCAGCACTATTATTAATGAGAAGTACACAATTAAATTTTTAGAGTGCGAATGATAgtatttgaattaatttttgAACTATTAACTTCCTGAAATCTCAATTTGTATTTTTGTAGAAGTGCATTGCTGTATTCTCTCGTTGCTATAGAGCTTGTTTGGatatacttttaaaataacgaaaagcgcttttagagaaaatgtttttgggttccaaaagaaCCTAgagtgctttctgcaagaaaCACCAGATATGTCCTTCTAGGAAGCTCTTTGAGTGCCTTTCTAGgttttacttgtatttttactaaggattagtTCTAAAagtattttcaccaaaagcgtttTCGATTATTTTAAAaccacatccaaacgagctcatATTGTTTCGGTGGCTTTTACTTAAGAAGACAAtttcaaaccaaaaacaaatgcaAACCCTTTTATCTTGGTGCACTTTGACTTGACCAAAGCCTTCTTTTCGTCGATAGACTTCAAAGTCCTAGGTTGAACACGGACCATTTCTTACCATTTGCACATATGAACCTTGTGTTTTTATCTTGAACAAGACGATTTCCAAACCATCCGACATGTTACTGTCTAGCTTGGGCTTCAATAagatttgtgaatttttttcgtttataaaGGCAATTACTTGAAATGTTAATAGTTTTACAGAAAAATGAGAAAAGCAAATGACCCACGAACTGGAGAGATCTTTCAGTATGCGAAACTGTACATAAAAGTCATAatacaattataaaaaaatgtatTGTTATATTTGATGTATCAGACCGTATTTCTGACGCACTAAAGAATCTCTCGATTGACTGATAAACGAGAAAAACCAAACGTGGAAGCCGACCAATCAAACAAATGAAAAGGGGGCAACCAATACCAAATTTCCCAAATTACGAATGCAACGCATGCACAATCAAATTGAGTTCCCAAGTAGATGCCCTGCACTTGCTTATGTCTTTTTCATGGACTACACGCAACAAACAAGTGTCTTCGTCAACAACTCCAACAAACAGCCTTTTTCCACTCATCTTAGAAAATacaattaattttttagtgttaATGAGACATTTTTggtattgtttatttttaacgaaaaatcatatttttatatttcctTAGTACTATttactacacctttatttgtcatttttcataaaaattaaattttttttagacttttcgttaatttttctttaaatttttaacGTCCGTCGCACAAACAATATAATATTATAACACATGTATGGTAATACAAGTTTCGTTACTAATCACGTAAGTTGTggccataaaaaataaaaaataaatgttcCCACATAATTAAGAAAtgctaataataaataaatttgtttaaaaCACATATTAacgaaagtgcttttaaaatgactaaaaatgctttatacaaaaaatatataactgGTACTTCTTGTGAAAAGTACTTTAAATGTTTTGTAAGCAAATCACATTGGGGAGTATGCGGAGATAGGGTGCcagaagaaagagaggaagggaATACGATTGATGGGGGAGTACACAGAGAATTGTAAATAAGGGAATTGGAGCCTATCCGGATTTATTTTGTggtcattcatcgtatatcgtatagtaaaaaattatttatttattttttaatttaaaattaaacataaatagtatctgaagaaaactgaccgcacgatatacaataaatAGCTAGGATATGAGGATCACAAAGTGGATCTGGAAATGATTATCTTCCGTAAATAAGAGGATGCAAAGCAAATCACCATGGACCATGctttttctaaaaaataaaaataataataaaaaagaataataataatgcaTAAAAAGGGGTTAATCTGATTCGTATGGAATTCTATTCCTAGCCATTGATTTATTATATGCTCAAATTAATCCAAACACTCCACTCAACTCAAAGGGGCATAACTAAATGGATGTCTTTACCCGAATTTCTTATTTCTCGACGAATAAACAATACCATTTTCGATGGATGATGTTAAtcgtctttttctttttttcaaaaaaGGTTCGTTGACTAAAAACGCTTTTAAATAACCAAAGTTTGAAGAaaaattttcaatctttttgtaTTTTAGAGCCGTGTAAAAttttacttatttttattttgaaaatagaAATATAAGGATAAGGGGAGCAGAGGGAGGTTTCAAATTTTagtcatttttctttttatttgttccTCATGTGGTATTGAGGGACAACCTAAATACTCAAAAttgtattttcttcctttttctaatGAAAATAAATACCTAAAACGAAATTAATCAGTAGTTACTATTGCATCCGAAACGTCAAATACCGTAAAAGTTTGTTAATTGTTGAGCATCTAAACAATCCAACGGATACACCAAATACCCCTTCAACTAAATTGCATTTGGCTTAACTCCAACCAAATGCAACttcttttgccttttttttctcATTAACAAATTATGAACTAACAATTAAAGTCTAACTCAAAAACCTATGTCaatataagaaaaagaaaataaaatagtacttgaaaGAGTAGCCCCACAGGATAGGGTTCAATCGTGCCATACCATACAATAACACAAAGTCacaaaaaaattaggaaatttTTAAGAATAAGCTAAAAAGACAATCTATTTCAATCATATTTTATAAACCAGATCACGGTATTAATACGCCCCAATCTCCTCCAACTTCAATTTTCAATGCAATTCt
It encodes the following:
- the LOC103451597 gene encoding protein PIN-LIKES 2 — translated: MSRYLMELYQNNLEYSGDVMSAIVPLMKLLSLTVIGLVLSHPKTQLIPRATFKLLSKLVFALFLPCLIFTELGESITLENFIQWWFIPVNVLVSTLIGCFLGYLVVIICRPPPQLNRFTIIMTAFGNTGNLPLAIVGSVCHTPKNPFGQHCHSRGVAYVSFAQWVAVILVYTFVYHMMEPPLEYYEIVEEGGEKDEPPTNDISRPLLVEAEWPGIEEKETEHSKTPFIARIFKSISSVSQTTLPDVDLSGEGGGNSPRSIRCLAEPRVVRRMRIVAEQTPLQHIMQPPTIASLLAIIIGTVPVLKAFFFGEDAPLSFITDSLEILAGAMVPSVMLILGGMLAEGPNESTLGLRTTVGITVARLLLLPLVGIGIVALADKLNFLVDDDAMYRFVLLMQYTTPSAILLGAIASLRGYAVSEASALLFWQHVFALFSLSLYVVIYFKLVTFV